The following nucleotide sequence is from Arvicola amphibius chromosome 1, mArvAmp1.2, whole genome shotgun sequence.
GTGTTTTCCTGATCATCTACCTCCTTTCTGTATTTGGAAACCTGCTGATTATAATCCTTATCCAAACTGACTCTCATCTTCATAcccccatgtactttttcctccAAAACTTATCCTTTGCCGACCTCTGTTTCTCTACTAGCATTGTACCCCAGATGTTGGTCCACTTCctttcaaaaaggaaaaccatTGCCTTTATTGGATGCTCAGTACAGATAGCGGTCTTTCTCCTGGCAGGGTGTACAGAATGTGCTCTTCTAGCAGTGATGTCCTATGACAGGTATGTAGCTGTCTGCAAGCCTTTGCACTACACCACCATCATGACTCAGAGGGTTTGTGTCCAGTTGGCTGTGGGTTCCTGGATAAGTGGGGCATTTGCATGTTCAGTGGACAGTGCATTTACACTGAGCATCCCTTATCAGAAACAGAATGTAATTAATCACTACTTCTGTGAGCCACCTGCCCTCCTAAAGCTGGCTTCAGCAGACACCTATAATGCTGAGATGGCTCTGTTTTTAGTGGGAGTGATTATCCTTTTAGCTCCTGTCTCACTCATCCTTATCTCCTACTGCAACATCATCTCCACTGTGATCCGGATGCAGTCTGGGGAGGGGAGGCTCAGGGTCTTTTCAACCTGTGGATCTCACCTCACTGTTGTGATTCTCTACTATGGCTCTGGAATATTTGCCTACATGAGACCCAACTCGAAGACAATGAGTGAAAAGGATAAGGTTATCTCTGTGTTTTATTCAGTTATGACTTCTATGTTGAATCCAATTATTTATAGCCTTAGGAACAAAGATGTGAAAGGAGCTCTAGGAAAACTGGTCAGAAGACTGTGTGTAGTCAAAGCTGCTGACGCagaattttaaaaggtatttggTACCTTGTAACTGACAAAGGAGTTCTATCATCTGCATCATTTCTTTACCTTGCTTTTTTTCTCACACTTCAAAACATGAGTAAATCACATTTCCTTAAATGACTGGGAAATCTACTAATATGTTATCACAAAGACAGGGATaacaattttagaaatttaatagAAAAGAGTATGTGAATATATGGTAGTAGAAAAATACCAAGGATCAAAATTGCAGGTCATGACTTAATCGAAGACCAGGAACATTTTATAAAGTTTACCATCCTGAGAATTGATTCGATTATAATTAAATTAGATTACAATTTCAGTCACCATTAAGGgactagaaaacaaacataaacaagcCTTGGATaggaagaaaaccacagagataTTTAGCATGAACACACAGTGAGGCAAAAAACATTGCCAAAATACACAGCTTAAGAAAATTATGAGCAATGTGGTCATAAGAATAACTAGTTATCCTATATTCTGCAGAGGGTTCTGTGTATGATATTGACCAGTATTCCCCTTAGGCATATTTAACCTATAGAAATGACCTGGCTGTACCTTTCTATAGGAGCTTCATTTTGAAAGACAATAATTGAATATTTGAATAATCTTGAAAACTTGTTTGATCACAGCACCACAATTTTTCAAATAATCTACAATCCAGACTTTCTTTTTCAGCTATCAGATCTGTTATACTCAGTATCTgagcataatttttattttaaccatggGTTTTGCATTTTAAGGGACTCTTCTTGATCTTTCTATACAAGTCTTTACTGtttatatttctgtaattttctCTGTCAATGCTTTATTACTGAGAATATTCTATTATAGTATCTGACAAGTATatcatttgttattattattattattataattactataatttataaatttgaaaTACTTATTATTTGCCTCAGACAAAGCTTAAACAGAGATTACAGAGTAGACATCTGGAACAAATAAGGCACTAACATTTATAACCACAGTAAGTAGTGTTATAACAAAGAAGAGTGCTAAAATTACGTGTTTGGAATGGTGACAGAACAAGTGAAGTTCTTCCTGATTCTGCCAGATGTTGTCAGTGAGAATCTGAGGGCAGCATCATGGAGAATCTTGTTGAGAAAGAACTAGGATTACATGGAACTAGAAGGTAAATTACATGTCAGACAAATTGAAACTGCATAAGTAGGACGATTCCAAACAACATGGTGTGGAAATGGGAAGTTCAATGAATGGACAGGAAGAAGGTCTTAAACTGGGCCTTAAAATGAAATCCATTTCTGAATTATGGCAGTAAAACCAGTGCTTAAGCAGATGCCACATCTCTTACTCCACAGTACAGTCTCTAGATATGTTTGTTACACAGTAGTTGAGAAACTCCTTACCACCTCTTCCCCTACCTTGTGCAGAATGGTGGAAGCAACATTTTATTCTCTGGTTGTTATAACATCTGCTCTGTTTGTTATCATTGAGAGTTGTGTAGTAGTCCAGAGTTCTCAGTACACGATAAAAGAAAGTAATTGTGCCTTGATGCTACCCCCTGGAAGAACTAGATTTAGAAATCAATGTGCATCAAATCTTCCCTAACCATAGGCAATACAACccagagaaaataattttctatttgtgagaagaaaaatgagggaTGAACAAAGCTACTTCATAGGAACTTGGGATTATTTTCTCTGCAATGGGACCCAATTTCAGATAGACTCCCACAACATACACATGGACCACAACGATAGATGAGGACTTTGACTTTGACCTGGTTCTTGTAGGGGGCCTTACAGGAAAGGGATACTCATTCAGATACTCCTGATAATTCATTCTGAGTGATATACAATTGTGGATTTTCTACAAATTTGGGCTTAGGGCACTCTTTACTGTGAAACAATGGGAAAACTTTAACTACAGATTCAGAAAAATTGTATGCAAGGTACCACCTAGTGGTAGTAGTGCTGTCACCCATACTCTAAGAAAATGAGCAGCCTGTTTAGAAATAGAGATAAGCGAATCTATTATGAGTAATGTAACAAACATCCTATCTTCAATGAACAGACAATTTTGTCCATTAACAAGTATCAGAACCTTCAATTCttattaaaacagataaaataagatataacaTAAATAGAACTTATAACAGCCAACATGAATAAACTCCTAGACAAAGAATTCAAATCAAAAATCAACTGTTTTAAGAAAACTCAATGAACTTCagtcaacaaataaaacaatttagtACACCATCCAGCAAACTTAACAAAGATacagaagtaatttttaaaaggcaaacaaTCAGACCACCTGGAGTGGAAATGTATAACTAAGAGACATAACAGAACATGCTAAAAGCAGAATGtatcaaacaaaagaaacaaaaatgagataaaggatgtttgaaaatagactgtcaaaagagaaaaaatatgatcataatAAAGAAATTTTACAGGAACCTTGAAATAGCATCAAAAAAGCATATATTCTTGCTATAGCTTTCAAGTGAAACTTGGAAATGCCAAGTCTGTAGAAATCTTGTTCAAAAAGACGATAGCAGAAAGTTCCCAAAAATATAAAGGATACAAAAATCTAGGTAGTGGAAAGTCAAAGAACATTAGTTATAATCAAGTAAGCCAAGTCCATTGCAAGACAATCATATTATTAAAAAGTTAAGTCAAGGTTGATATTTTCTAAACAGGGGGAGAAAAAAATACCTAAGCTTGCCTGACATATAATTCTCAGCAGAGATTTCACAAATGGGTAGGGATTGGAGATAAAGTCAAAAAAGGGCTTTCGCACCTCTGGTAATCCTCCACTCCTTTAACTAGGAGATGCTGTAGTCATAGGAGTATGTATATCACAAAACATTATCTGCTTGCACATGATTTTGTTATTATTGGCAAACTCTCTTGACAAAAAGTTGCTGTCTCAAAGGTACAGGGTTCCAAGAGGTGCTTTCTCCCTTAACCCTTTGATTATAGGGGTTGGCAGTGAGAGATGGATATGAGCCTTCCTCCTGCCAGGCATCTAAGACATGGCCATGCATGATTGGAATGCATGTACTAAAGGCGGATAAGTCTGGAAAACAGAAAAGTGTTCACCTAAGGCAGACACGATCATCTGTCCTATAGCAGAAACTcaagctttattaaaattgataaaaatggAGGAATTGCAGAggcccaaaatgtgagcctatttctaccttgtctgaaggtcataGAGTTTTAccttgttcaaagttgttgacaacaagtgtGGTTACATATCCTAACCTACGGTGTGGTTATTTGgtccttttgacattaagatggcccatacaggtagatctaccccaccctgaccaatggtcaggatattcaagtgtacttctgttccttcttttgaaataggagtggctgccttcaggatacttggtctaggttGGGTTcattgcctaaacaacagaatgcttttctcatggaTTAATCGCTTGGtggctcaaagtattgaagcaaatagCTTTGTACCattttaaagcagtcttttgtcttcttctccctgttgtattggggtataaaagtgtctggaaaataaatgcaggcagatttcagtaaaaaaaaaagaattgaagaagaaaattctAATCAAATGGCTATAAATAacaaagttattctttttttttgtttgttttccaaagtggttatattAATGTAGCTCCCACCAATTGTACATTTGAACTCCAATTGGGCTACATCCTCATTAACACTTAGTGTTGTCTGGCTTTAATATTTTTGACAGTCTGATCTGTGTGAAATGTTTTCCCACTGTGGCTTTAATTTGAGTGCATCTGATTACTACTGAGACTACACAAATCATTGGCCAGTCATTCCACTTGTTATTCTTAAGAAATTTATGAGCTCTAAAAACATCAACAGACCAAAAAATCTAGGAGAAATTATACTAGCAAACCTGCATATAAAAAATGAGTTCTTCAGTATGAAAGAGACTTGAGAGGCAAAGATTAGATTACTCACTGGCAGAAGAAACATtacaaaatatttctgaaagcaTTCATGTAAACATGgagaataatttatttatatctttaatatgaaatttgaaaacaaaacaaaataatatgtcCAGTGATACTCTGAGATAAATATAGAGAGATGTAAGCAACtgattcaaaattcaaaatatagaaacaatACAGTACAAATATTGAGAgttttgttgcttattttctcattttatcatTCACTTCCTCTTTATCTTATAATCATTTTAAGTCActaccattttaaaattgtttattataatcaatatatttttataagccCCATGTTAATGGCAAAAAATCAATGTGTAGTAGCCtcataaataataaagaagaaattcagCCCATTACTAGGGGGAAATTATTTAATTACAAGCAAGACTGTGAGAAATTAAAATGGAGTTGGAGTATAttgaaatgatgtaaatacagtatttgtatatgaaattctcaaaattaacttaaaaattttaaactcaataaaacaaatgatgatAGTACATTAAATGTGTATGAACAGTGAGGCATAGAATGGCTGGATGGAACTGCTTTTGAAAAGTCTACCTATATATTACCTATGATAGACTTATTTCTCTTTAGTAACACACCAATTTGAAGTGGAGCTATAAAAAATTTATTCCATATACAGAACCCACATAACAAAAGAATTCTGTGTGATGAAAAGTAAGAAACTCAAGTCAAACCAACACAAGGAGTGAAAGATGACCAATATATAAGATGGCTACTTCATCAAGAGGAAATAAcaattgtatataaatatataggtgTCTTTATTTAGATATATAATCTTCCatgttaaatatttctttcaacATGAATACACCTCAATTTGTGAACTCTTCTTCAACCATAcgtatgaaaaaaatatttgtttgttacTGCAACAGAGATGAATCTGAAGAATGTTAAAGGAAATGTCAGGCACCAATAGAAAATTACTCTGTAAATTCATTTGTCTGTAGAATCTAAAGAAGTTGAGCTTGTAGGACAAGGTAAGAAAAAAGTTTACCTGAGGTAAAAATGCTCAGGAGGTGTTGGTTAAATAGCATACAAATAGCTTAGAAAGGAAGACAATTCACAAGGTCTACTACAtatcatgatgatgataaataCACTAAGGATATATTGCACACTTCAAAATTCTTGTGAGTGTATGAGATAAAACTTGCAACAATTAACTTCACgttacaaatataaaaacacatactGTGCACCATGAATGAAGCAACATAAACTTGCTTTCCAAAGATCTTTACTATTCATTTATATAATAGCCAACAAGGTTTAAGCACAAATAAAGCATGCTGACATTTATTTACCCCATTTAATCTATACAAAATTTCATGAGATCAGGCTCCTCCCAGCATTGCTGGGAGATGAGCAAATTGAAATGGAAAAAGTGTGAATTTTATGTCAAAAGATGCACAGTCTAAAATAAAGAGGGCAAGGTAAGCTTAAAGAGTATGGTACTACTGTCTCCATTCATACTGTAAAATGTCCTTCAAATGGGGAACAGGATTGACCAAATTTTATCTTCTTGGGTACATCATCAAGAATCTGGATGAAAAGAAGCCATCCTCTGATGCTCAGAGCTGGagattagtttttaaaagtatcagTGTTCCTAGCACTACATGAtgttgaaatagaaaacaaatcccTGACTGTTTACCTGGTCCAGTGCAAGGATGACATCAATCACACAATGTGCCTAAAATATCCAACTGGTAGTTCCTCATATggtctgttttaaatatttaaaaatgaaggagCTCCCTAGACCAGGGTGATATGTGTCAGATGATTCAGCTGAAGTTCTCTATTCACACCaaatacaaaattgaaaataaagtgaaaaattatatatatatatatatatatatataatatataatatatattagtgtatatatataatctaatTCAGATAATAACATATAAAAATGGCTGAATATAGCAATTTGTTTGAAAAACAGTGAGAGCCAAACTGTGAGCCCTTACTAAAGAGTGGAGTGTACTGGCAGAATATGTCTCCCCAAGATCCTTTTAAAAGCCCCAATGACCTCCTTATTCCTCAAGCTGTAGATGAGGGGGTTCAGAGCTGGTGTGACAATTGTATAGAACACAGAGATGGTATTGTCTTGCTGAGGGCTGTGAAAGGAACTGGGTAGGACATACATGAAAGTGGCACCCCCATAGAACATCCCAACTATAGTCAAGTGGGAGGAGCAGGTGAACAGggctttcttcctgccttcatttGAGGGCATATGCAGGACAGTAGACAGAATTAGTGAGTAGGAGGTAAAAATGGCAGACAGGGGAAGCAAAAGGAATATCACCCCCGTTACATAAATCATGAGCTCATATTGAGAAGTGTCTATACAAGCCAACTTCAATAAAGGAGGAACCTCACAGAGCAGGTGCCTGATTTCCCGGGACATGCAGAAAGAGAAGTGCATCGTGTACACTGTATGCCCCAGTGCACTAAGGGATGCTAGGATCCATGATGTGGCCACCATGAGCCAGCAGATCTTTGGACTCATGAAAATCATGTAGTTTAGAGGATGACAAATGGCCACATACCTGTCATaggccatgaaggccagaaggagGTCCTCTGAACCACCCAATGTCATTGCTGAAAACAATTGAAGTGAACAACCCACAAAGGATAAGGTGTTGTCTTGTAGCAGAAAATCCACAATAGCCTTGGGAGTGACAACTGATGTGAAGAGGAGGTCAATGAGAGACAGTTGCCTGAGTAGGAGGTACATGGGCACATGAAGCTGGGCATCCACTGTGATGACCAGAAGCAGCAGTCCATTGCTAGTCAGTGCCAACATATACAGGGCTGTGATTGCGGCACAGAGCAGTTCAGGGTATCCATTGTCATCCAGAATACCTACCAAGATGAAGCCACTTTCCAAGGTGGAGTTCCTGAGCTCCATTCTGAGTGGTCTTTTATGTTGCCTAGAAACAAATGCATTCTCAGTGGAAGCCTTTCTAAGGAAATTCAAACCAATCTGGAATTGCCCTAGGATACTGTGGGATAGCTAAAAAGGATATCATGCAgtacccttttcttttcttagctaagaatattttctggtttctgaaTGTTTTCACTGAATTTTGGTACAGCCTCAATTAAATAGAAAGCGGCACACTGAAAACTCTAAAACACTGAGAATCTTTTTATTACGCTATTAAGTAAATTTTACATAGGCAATTATCTTTATAAGCAGATAAaatcatgtctgtctgcatattAATGAGCATTGATTTAAATTCTGTTTCTAGCTGAAGTCTGCTTGTGATTATAATTCAGATTTTAAAGATTAATTCATaaatagtttcattttcttcatttgactgttctgcctcttcttcctgatttaATTAATAGCTTCCTGACAAGAGGAGTCCTTGGTCCTTGAACAAGCATGATCCCTTGTAGTTTTCAAACAGACTCTTCTCCTTTATTAATACTTGCTATtcttagaaaatggaaagtaatTCTAAACTGGATTAAGTAGTGGGTGAGGTAGAATTTAATGACAATTTGGAAagaggaatatttatttaaaagtgtaCAAAAAATCAGATGGGCTTCACAGAGGCATGGCAGATGTCAATGTTTATAGCACATGACAAATAGTATCTTACAAAAATAAGACATGTCAAGTAAGGCCCAAAGCAAAACCATTATGTAGGGTTTAGAGAAAAATGCTGACTCTAACTAACAGTTTACAGTTTTCCCAGATCTTACCAAAAGGAAGGATGGACTATTGCCACATACTGAATTCATATGATAATTCCATTTGAAGAAGTGGAGAATGAAAGGAAATGAAGTATGTGGTgtagtgtctgtctctgtctatgtctctcatacacacacacacacacacacacacacacacacgagagagagagtgactgagagacagagagacagagagacagagagagagacagaaaaattccattttaagAATACATGTGTTTCACTGCTgggtaaaagaaaaaggaatcatgaaatggaaagagaaatgaaaaattcaccaTGAAATGTATCTGTTTTCCCACTGTACTTATTCCTTTTATATTATGTATCTCTACACCAGTTATGTCAAATCATGACCTTTAAGTGAGGGATCATAACTGGAAGGTTCACATGAGCCAATTCTTTTCATTCACCCAGTCAACATTTCCTGAGAACCTACAATGTATCAGGAACAGAACTTGATACTATAGTAActtcaaaaaattttaaacaccTCACACAGAAATCTATATCATACAATCTTAATTATTGatagttaaattaaaatattgcaTGTGGTGAACATAAAGAAGTTTCAGAAACAGACCTCCTGAGGATGTAGCGCATGAAGTGCAGTTACACATGAAAAGGATCTCGCTAAGTCAAAAAGCCCAGTATGCAAAAAGAGACAGTGAAAGATGGCACCATGAAGGTCAGTGCACAGAAGAGAAGTACAGCGTATCCTACCCAACTCTTTCCTCCATGAACTGTGGACAGAtgtcagccaaaaaaaaaatgccctcttaaaaattatatggctttggggggcctggcctgtttggatgctcaccttcctagacctggatggaggggggaggaccttggacttcccacagggcagggaacccttactgctcttcagactggagagggagagggagaggaatggagggagggggagggaaatgggaggcggggaggaggtggaaatttttaataaaaaattcataACATAGCAAAAAAATTATATCTTACAGTTCCATGGCACCTAAACTTCTGCTTGCTCTATGATATCAAAATAAGTCTTACTGCAGAAACCGTGTGTGGAAGACCTTTGCTTAcataaccaaaagaaaagaaaaaaaagacatttggggTAGTGTTTCTGGCACATGTGAGacttgaaaaaaatgcttttgtataGATTTTTTGGACGATATCTGGAAAGAGAAGCAAAtagagaaagacaattatctgGCACATTCTTCTAGATTTCTGTGCTCAAGTGTGAACactattttaaaggaaagaggaggaacgGGATTATATTAAGGTGATATAAGTAGAGCCTAGGATTTTATCCACTTCTCACTGAATCAAGACTCATGATTTTCCTCCTATCCTCATCATTgtctcttctttctgtcctttaaaGAGGAAGAACAGGGCATGCACATGAGGCTAGCAAAGAAAGAATCTATTTCTAGAAAAATGGCTTTGCAGCATGGTGACCTCACAGCAAGAGTTGTCAGCAGAGATCAAAAACAATTCCATTTCTTAGAGATGGCCTGAGGAAATTCAGGACATGGAGCTTAAGATTTGGAAACATGGTTTCATATGTTTGTGCCCCATGTTATTGTGCTGtgcacttaattttaaaaaattttttcaaatggcttttctgtattattttcaatGTCAAGCAGAAGGGACTTAAACTGGCATCACCCCTTTGAGGTAATATTTATGTGGTGTCTGATGCAGATGCCAGGAGCTTAAGGCAATCCAAGTCTATAGAAATTCAAGTACTGAGCTTTAACAGCCATCCAGCAGGATGAATTCTGGATGTTTAGATTGAAGGGAAGTGTTCCCAAACATTCAGAGTGGGTTATTGCATGGGGTATCTAGAAAGACTAGGGTTTGAAGACTGAGGAATGAGAGAATCTATGAGAATTTGGAGCTTTTGACATTGATTCTTAAAACATACAGCCCCCACATATTGTCTAAATCAGAAACAGAGACCTTACCTCTAACCCCAAAAGGCAGAGATGTTAAAGATGCTGATGACAAGAGAGGTGTTTCTTCTGTCAAGGTGATCTTCAGAGCCTGTGTGACTGGCCCTAAGATCAGGGAGAATTAGTCCTGCAGTAGCTTCTGTTGTGAGTCTTTTCTTTGAAGGAGATGGGTGCAGGTGATCagctgagttctaggacaagagCTCGGAAAGTGAGAGGCTAAAGCCCTCAGTATGTTTTTCATCTACTTTCATAGAAATTCCTTCTGTGACCTGCACACAGACATAGATTCAGATTCAGAAATAGTTGTTCATCATGCTTTGCTAGCACTGAAATGCAAATCACAAGTAAGTAGAGATTCTATTTTACTCCAACTCAGAATGGCTACCAAGACAGCAAACAACATATCCGAATTGTTCTGATTCTCATCTGCTCTCTATTGTAAGGGCCTGTGGTATAAAATGAGCAGTGGACGAACTTGAAGGAAGAGTGTGGGTAGGACTGCTGAGGGAAGACCAATATGTGCCTGCTTTCATCATCCCAGGGGCAGCAATGAATCCCAAGCTTTTTCCTGAGGGAGGCTCGACACTGTCATCCTTCAAGACGACATGACCTCCCTGGTAAATGCTTCTCCTGGAGACTGTATTTTAATGAAATCTCCAGCCATATCATCTGGCCTGCCACTATTGTATACTTCATCCTTTAAATAAGCTGTGGGGTCTGGGTTTTTCTCCCCAATATTGTCTTTTctcagttttgaatttttttt
It contains:
- the LOC119821719 gene encoding olfactory receptor 2AG2-like, which encodes MELRNSTLESGFILVGILDDNGYPELLCAAITALYMLALTSNGLLLLVITVDAQLHVPMYLLLRQLSLIDLLFTSVVTPKAIVDFLLQDNTLSFVGCSLQLFSAMTLGGSEDLLLAFMAYDRYVAICHPLNYMIFMSPKICWLMVATSWILASLSALGHTVYTMHFSFCMSREIRHLLCEVPPLLKLACIDTSQYELMIYVTGVIFLLLPLSAIFTSYSLILSTVLHMPSNEGRKKALFTCSSHLTIVGMFYGGATFMYVLPSSFHSPQQDNTISVFYTIVTPALNPLIYSLRNKEVIGAFKRILGRHILPVHSTL
- the LOC119822600 gene encoding olfactory receptor 2D3-like → MGGGNQTYVIEFILLGLSEDPKIQILLFCVFLIIYLLSVFGNLLIIILIQTDSHLHTPMYFFLQNLSFADLCFSTSIVPQMLVHFLSKRKTIAFIGCSVQIAVFLLAGCTECALLAVMSYDRYVAVCKPLHYTTIMTQRVCVQLAVGSWISGAFACSVDSAFTLSIPYQKQNVINHYFCEPPALLKLASADTYNAEMALFLVGVIILLAPVSLILISYCNIISTVIRMQSGEGRLRVFSTCGSHLTVVILYYGSGIFAYMRPNSKTMSEKDKVISVFYSVMTSMLNPIIYSLRNKDVKGALGKLVRRLCVVKAADAEF